One Barnesiella propionica genomic window carries:
- a CDS encoding helix-turn-helix domain-containing protein — translation MNEQIKQIADRLKGLRDALELQPEEMAQVCNIDTNTYLGYESGVKDIPVSVLHQIAQHYSIELPTLMFGNEPRMSSYFLTRKGKGAAVERTKAYKYQSLAAGFINRKADPFMVTVEPNRNEVPFTLNTHPGQEFNLIIEGKCLLRIGGKELILEEGDSIMFDSMREHGMKALGNKPVKFLAVIL, via the coding sequence ATGAACGAACAAATCAAACAAATAGCAGACAGGCTCAAAGGATTGAGGGACGCACTGGAACTCCAGCCTGAAGAAATGGCCCAAGTTTGCAACATCGACACGAATACGTATCTGGGATATGAATCGGGAGTAAAAGATATACCTGTAAGCGTGCTGCACCAGATCGCCCAGCATTACAGCATCGAATTGCCTACCCTCATGTTCGGCAACGAACCTCGCATGAGTTCTTATTTCCTGACCCGAAAAGGTAAAGGTGCTGCCGTAGAAAGAACGAAAGCTTATAAATACCAGTCTCTTGCCGCAGGATTTATCAACCGAAAAGCCGACCCTTTCATGGTAACGGTAGAGCCGAACAGGAATGAAGTTCCCTTTACCCTGAATACTCATCCCGGACAAGAATTCAATCTGATTATCGAAGGAAAATGTCTGCTCCGGATAGGAGGAAAAGAACTTATTCTGGAAGAAGGAGACAGTATCATGTTCGACTCTATGCGCGAGCATGGAATGAAAGCCCTTGGAAATAAACCCGTCAAATTTCTGGCTGTTATATTATAA
- a CDS encoding AMP-binding protein has product MVERFLDKTSFSSQEDFMQNFKVKVPENFNFGYDIVDEWARIEPDKKALLWTNDKGEKIDFTFADIKRESDKTAAYFQSLGIGHGDMVMLILKRRYEFWFSIIALHKLGAVCIPATHLLTEKDIIYRCNAADIKMIVAVGEDIVTGHINRAIPASPSLKHIVSIGPDTPDGWKNFHEGLDKAPAFSRPEHVNNNDDTSLLYFTSGTTGEPKMVAHDFTYPLGHIITGSFWHNLHKDSLHLTLADTGWGKAVWGKLYGQWIAGANVFVYDFDKFTPSDVLGMFEEYRITSFCAPPTVFRFLIREDLSKYDISSLKYCTIAGEALNPKVYEEWLRLTGIKLMEGFGQTETTLTIATYPWINPKPGSMGIRNPQYDIDLLTSDGRWAEDGEQGQIVIRTEKGKPLGLFKEYYRAPELTREAYHDNIYYTGDVAWRDEDGYFWFVGRADDVIKSSGYRIGPFEVESALMTHPAVVECAITGVPDEIRGQVVKATIVLAADYKDKAGEELIKEIQNHVKKVTAPYKYPRIIEFVNELPKTISGKIRRVEIRNKNNQ; this is encoded by the coding sequence ATGGTAGAAAGATTTTTAGACAAAACCTCCTTTTCTTCACAGGAGGATTTTATGCAAAACTTCAAAGTAAAGGTTCCCGAAAATTTTAACTTCGGCTACGACATAGTCGATGAATGGGCTCGTATCGAACCGGATAAAAAAGCCTTACTATGGACAAATGACAAAGGAGAAAAAATAGATTTTACTTTCGCCGATATAAAAAGAGAAAGCGACAAGACGGCAGCCTATTTCCAATCACTCGGTATCGGGCACGGAGATATGGTCATGCTCATTCTCAAACGCCGGTATGAATTTTGGTTTTCTATTATAGCCCTTCATAAATTAGGAGCCGTGTGCATACCCGCCACACACCTGCTTACCGAAAAGGATATTATTTACCGTTGTAATGCAGCCGATATAAAAATGATCGTAGCCGTAGGCGAAGACATCGTTACAGGGCACATAAACCGGGCAATCCCTGCATCTCCGTCACTAAAGCATATCGTTTCTATCGGTCCGGACACTCCTGATGGCTGGAAAAATTTTCACGAAGGATTGGACAAAGCACCCGCATTCTCCCGGCCGGAACATGTGAACAACAATGATGACACATCGCTTTTATATTTCACTTCCGGTACTACCGGAGAACCTAAAATGGTTGCTCATGATTTCACCTACCCCCTCGGACATATCATTACCGGTTCATTCTGGCACAACCTGCATAAAGACAGTCTCCACCTGACACTGGCCGATACGGGTTGGGGAAAAGCCGTATGGGGAAAACTCTACGGACAATGGATAGCCGGTGCCAATGTTTTCGTATATGATTTCGACAAATTTACACCGTCGGACGTCCTTGGCATGTTCGAAGAATATCGTATTACATCGTTCTGCGCTCCTCCTACCGTATTCCGTTTCCTCATCCGGGAAGACCTAAGTAAATATGATATCTCTTCCCTTAAATACTGTACGATCGCAGGCGAAGCTCTCAATCCTAAAGTATATGAAGAATGGCTGAGACTGACAGGTATTAAACTGATGGAAGGATTCGGCCAGACGGAAACGACCTTAACAATCGCCACTTATCCGTGGATAAATCCTAAACCGGGTTCTATGGGCATACGCAATCCTCAGTACGATATCGATTTACTGACCAGCGACGGACGCTGGGCCGAAGACGGAGAACAAGGTCAGATAGTCATCCGCACCGAAAAAGGAAAGCCTCTGGGATTATTCAAAGAATATTACAGGGCCCCCGAGCTCACCCGGGAAGCTTATCACGATAATATCTATTATACAGGAGATGTGGCCTGGAGAGACGAAGACGGCTATTTCTGGTTTGTCGGACGTGCCGACGATGTGATCAAATCGTCCGGATACCGCATCGGGCCGTTCGAAGTGGAAAGCGCATTAATGACTCATCCGGCCGTAGTTGAATGTGCCATAACAGGTGTACCCGATGAAATACGGGGACAAGTGGTAAAAGCCACGATCGTTCTGGCGGCCGACTATAAAGATAAGGCGGGGGAAGAGCTCATCAAAGAGATACAGAACCATGTCAAGAAAGTCACTGCTCCTTATAAATACCCGCGTATTATCGAATTCGTGAACGAATTGCCCAAAACAATAAGCGGAAAAATCCGCCGGGTGGAAATCCGGAATAAAAACAATCAGTAA
- a CDS encoding DUF695 domain-containing protein: MQISNEWFIGESESDGGKIITRGRTHLDNIRNSGQFPVRAEIQWKYTGNKNGMPTDHEAEIIDHIMNLLKEELEKKPVAVMTAMHTGAGQVLYVFYVSNIDNMSEIINTTLSRFPALPITIGVEQDPEWSEYSGMIAKFVISNL; the protein is encoded by the coding sequence ATGCAAATAAGCAACGAATGGTTTATCGGCGAATCCGAATCGGACGGGGGAAAGATCATTACCCGGGGAAGGACTCATCTGGACAACATAAGAAACTCCGGACAATTTCCGGTACGGGCCGAAATACAATGGAAATATACGGGGAACAAAAACGGAATGCCTACCGATCATGAAGCGGAAATTATAGACCACATCATGAATCTGCTGAAAGAAGAACTTGAGAAAAAGCCTGTAGCCGTTATGACAGCCATGCACACCGGCGCCGGACAGGTTCTGTATGTTTTTTATGTTTCGAACATCGACAACATGTCCGAAATAATTAACACGACATTAAGCAGATTTCCCGCTCTTCCCATCACCATAGGGGTAGAACAAGATCCCGAATGGTCCGAATATTCCGGGATGATAGCCAAATTCGTTATTTCAAATCTGTAA
- the proB gene encoding glutamate 5-kinase — MYKYKRIAIKIGSNVLTRKDGTLDFTRMSSLTDQIAELHKSGLEVIIISSGAVASGRSELKKHQKLDSVSARQLFSAVGQAKLINRYYELFRDHGIACGQVLTMKENFATRRHYLNQKHCMDVMLENKVIPIVNENDTISVTELMFTDNDELSGLIATMMNAEALIILSNIDGIYNGNPADPGSQVITEINHSKPDISKYIQTGKSSFGRGGMLTKYNIARKVADEGIEVIIANGKRDNILPDLAATGSRVVCTRFSPSGKPTSSVKKWIAHSEGFAKGEIHINEGACIAMTSTKATSLLPIGVTRIEGEFEKDDIVKIFNHNGDAIGVGRIGCDSETARAKIGKQGSRPLIHYDYLYLD, encoded by the coding sequence ATGTATAAATACAAACGCATAGCCATAAAAATCGGAAGTAACGTACTTACCCGTAAGGACGGAACTCTGGATTTTACCCGGATGTCATCCTTGACGGATCAGATAGCCGAATTGCACAAATCAGGGTTGGAAGTAATCATCATTTCTTCGGGAGCCGTTGCATCAGGACGAAGCGAACTCAAAAAACACCAGAAACTGGATTCGGTATCGGCCCGGCAACTTTTCTCCGCAGTGGGGCAAGCCAAACTCATCAACCGGTACTACGAGCTGTTCCGCGATCATGGCATCGCCTGCGGACAGGTTCTTACCATGAAAGAAAACTTTGCCACGCGCCGGCACTACCTGAACCAGAAACACTGCATGGATGTGATGCTGGAAAATAAAGTCATCCCTATCGTTAACGAAAATGATACGATATCGGTTACCGAGCTTATGTTTACCGATAATGACGAACTATCCGGACTTATTGCTACTATGATGAATGCAGAAGCATTGATCATCTTAAGCAACATCGACGGCATATATAACGGAAATCCGGCAGATCCTGGATCACAGGTCATTACGGAAATAAACCATTCTAAGCCAGACATATCGAAATATATCCAAACAGGGAAATCTTCCTTTGGAAGAGGTGGAATGTTGACCAAATATAATATAGCCCGTAAAGTAGCGGATGAAGGAATAGAGGTCATCATTGCGAACGGCAAAAGGGACAATATCCTGCCGGACTTGGCAGCAACAGGCAGCCGGGTAGTTTGCACCCGCTTTTCACCTTCGGGGAAACCGACATCCAGCGTAAAAAAATGGATCGCACACTCCGAAGGTTTTGCAAAAGGAGAAATACATATCAATGAAGGAGCATGCATAGCCATGACTTCTACTAAAGCTACGAGCCTCCTGCCAATAGGTGTTACACGTATCGAAGGCGAATTTGAAAAAGATGATATCGTAAAAATCTTCAATCACAATGGAGATGCCATAGGAGTAGGACGTATCGGTTGCGACAGTGAAACCGCCCGGGCAAAGATAGGTAAACAGGGAAGCCGCCCCCTTATTCATTACGATTATTTATACCTGGATTGA
- a CDS encoding glutamate-5-semialdehyde dehydrogenase: MSSLNQTFKAVKAASRELNLTDENTINRILLSVADEAEKCAEYILRENARDLALMDKNNPKYDRLMLTPERISGISEDMRKVAALPSPLGHILSETTRPNGMKISKISVPFGVIGIIYEARPNVSFDVFSLCLKSGNACILKGGSDAQYSNSAIINIINKVLITFGINSDTVVLLPPDREATAELLTAVDYVDLIIPRGSKGLIQYVRENSKVPVIETGAGICHTYFESSGDTQKGADIIFNAKTRRVSVCNALDCVVVDRSRLKDLPLLCQKLEEKDVIIYADNEAFSALNGHYPEKLLKPAEENSFGTEFLDYKMAIKTVADINEGIRHISKYTSGHSECIITENEKYSRRFSKEIDAACVYTNVSTAFTDGAQFGFGAEIGISTQKLHARGPMALPELTSYKYIITGNGQTRN; encoded by the coding sequence ATGTCATCTTTGAACCAAACATTTAAAGCAGTAAAAGCTGCATCGAGAGAACTCAACCTGACAGATGAAAACACGATTAACCGTATTTTGCTGTCGGTAGCGGATGAAGCGGAAAAATGCGCAGAATATATTCTGCGGGAAAATGCACGCGACCTGGCTTTAATGGATAAGAATAATCCTAAATACGACAGATTAATGCTTACTCCAGAACGTATATCCGGTATATCAGAAGATATGCGTAAGGTAGCGGCCTTGCCTTCTCCGTTAGGGCATATATTATCAGAGACTACGCGACCCAACGGTATGAAAATCTCCAAAATATCGGTTCCGTTCGGCGTGATAGGTATTATCTATGAAGCCCGTCCGAACGTAAGTTTCGATGTCTTTTCTCTTTGTTTGAAATCCGGAAACGCCTGTATCCTCAAAGGGGGTTCGGACGCGCAATACTCCAATTCTGCCATTATCAACATTATCAACAAAGTGTTGATAACTTTCGGAATAAACTCTGACACAGTAGTTTTACTACCGCCTGACCGGGAAGCTACCGCCGAGTTATTAACTGCTGTTGATTATGTAGACCTGATCATTCCGAGAGGAAGCAAGGGATTGATCCAATACGTACGTGAAAACTCCAAAGTTCCGGTTATAGAAACCGGAGCCGGTATTTGTCATACTTATTTTGAGTCGTCGGGAGATACGCAAAAGGGAGCAGATATTATTTTCAACGCGAAAACCAGACGTGTCAGTGTTTGTAACGCACTGGACTGTGTCGTAGTAGACCGCTCCCGGTTAAAAGACCTGCCTCTTCTCTGTCAAAAGCTGGAGGAAAAAGATGTTATCATATATGCCGACAATGAAGCGTTCTCTGCACTCAACGGACATTATCCCGAAAAACTGTTGAAGCCGGCCGAAGAAAATAGTTTCGGAACCGAATTCCTCGATTATAAAATGGCAATAAAAACAGTAGCAGATATAAACGAGGGCATCAGACATATATCCAAATACACATCCGGACACAGCGAATGTATCATTACCGAAAATGAAAAATATAGCCGCCGTTTCAGCAAAGAGATCGATGCAGCTTGCGTATATACTAACGTCTCTACCGCATTTACCGACGGAGCACAATTCGGATTCGGAGCCGAAATAGGGATAAGTACCCAAAAATTACATGCGCGCGGACCTATGGCATTACCCGAACTTACCAGCTATAAATACATTATTACCGGAAACGGGCAAACCAGAAATTAA
- a CDS encoding Rossmann-fold NAD(P)-binding domain-containing protein — protein sequence MKHFTNVHDLGDLKIALKEAFEVKKDRFAFRHLGHNRTLMMIFFNSSLRTRLSTQKAAMNLGMNVIVLDINQGAWKLETERGVIMDGDKPEHLLEAVPVMGCYCDIIGVRAFAQFENKQDDYEEKILNQFIQYSGRPVFSMEAATRHPLQSFADLITIEEYKKTERPKVVMTWAPHPRALPQAVPNSFAEWMNKTDYEFVITHPKGYELDPAFTGKARIEYDQRKAFEGADFIYAKNWSAYEEPNYGKVISTDRSWTVDTEKMKLTNQAYFLHCLPVRRNMIVTDDVIESSCSLVIPEAANREISAQVVLKRMLESL from the coding sequence ATGAAACACTTCACGAACGTACATGATTTAGGAGATTTGAAGATCGCACTCAAAGAGGCTTTTGAAGTGAAGAAAGACCGCTTTGCCTTCCGGCACCTGGGACATAACAGAACCCTGATGATGATATTTTTTAATTCCAGTTTAAGAACACGGCTAAGTACCCAAAAAGCCGCGATGAACCTGGGAATGAACGTAATAGTACTGGACATAAATCAAGGTGCCTGGAAACTGGAAACGGAACGGGGTGTTATTATGGACGGAGACAAACCCGAGCACTTGCTGGAAGCCGTTCCCGTAATGGGCTGTTACTGCGACATTATCGGGGTGCGCGCCTTCGCACAATTTGAAAACAAACAGGACGATTACGAAGAAAAAATATTAAACCAGTTCATACAATATTCGGGCAGACCCGTATTCAGCATGGAAGCGGCCACACGGCATCCGTTGCAAAGTTTCGCAGACCTCATCACCATCGAAGAATATAAAAAGACGGAACGTCCCAAAGTAGTGATGACATGGGCTCCTCACCCCCGGGCACTTCCCCAGGCTGTCCCCAACTCTTTCGCCGAATGGATGAACAAAACAGATTATGAATTTGTAATCACTCATCCAAAAGGCTATGAACTGGATCCGGCATTTACAGGAAAAGCCCGAATTGAATATGATCAAAGAAAAGCTTTTGAAGGGGCCGATTTTATTTACGCGAAAAACTGGAGTGCCTATGAGGAACCGAACTATGGCAAAGTGATCTCTACAGACCGTTCATGGACGGTTGACACAGAAAAGATGAAGCTTACCAACCAGGCCTATTTTCTTCACTGTCTGCCGGTAAGGCGTAACATGATCGTAACGGATGACGTTATTGAAAGCTCTTGTTCTTTAGTTATTCCGGAGGCAGCAAACCGGGAAATTTCAGCTCAGGTCGTTTTGAAACGAATGCTCGAAAGTTTATAA
- a CDS encoding TolC family protein, with protein MKLLYKLFVLCIVLSCCVFNSYSQEEGWTLGQCIDYAITHNIEVRQKQLAKENTEISLNTSRMSRLPDLNADAGQGFYFGRGPGREGNYIDQSQANTSLSVSSSIPIFTGMRIYNEVKAGKMDLLASVENLNKAKEDISLRVTSYFFQVLFNRELLEIARKQVELSKEQVVKTEALVAAGKNPESAVYDSKATLASDELAYTQAANDLTLALLDLAQLLNLPASKTFDVSAPDIERMEVEQLASLVRPDSLYAFTVDRRPGIRAARFSLESSKYEVKVAQSGFYPTLSLGGSYSTGYYHSYSSESVNDAFGNQLKNNSSENVRLSLNIPIFNRLATRNRVKQAKVQVLQQSLMLEDAEQALYKEIEQAYYTAVAAHKKLSSSRQAVKAARISMEYEQIKYGAGKSTSFEYNDVKTRYEKALSDEAQARYEYLFRTKILDFYNGKPLSE; from the coding sequence ATGAAATTATTATATAAGTTATTTGTCCTTTGTATTGTTTTATCTTGTTGTGTATTTAATTCGTATTCTCAGGAAGAGGGGTGGACTCTGGGCCAATGCATCGATTATGCGATTACTCATAATATTGAAGTTCGTCAAAAACAGTTGGCGAAAGAAAATACGGAGATTTCATTGAATACAAGTAGAATGAGCCGTTTACCGGATTTGAATGCCGACGCCGGACAAGGTTTTTATTTTGGGCGTGGACCCGGTCGAGAAGGAAATTATATAGATCAGTCTCAGGCGAATACTTCTTTATCGGTGAGTTCCAGTATCCCGATTTTTACAGGAATGCGTATCTACAATGAGGTGAAAGCCGGGAAAATGGATCTGTTGGCTTCGGTTGAGAACCTGAATAAAGCAAAAGAGGATATTTCTTTGCGTGTGACATCTTATTTTTTTCAAGTCCTTTTTAATCGGGAATTGTTGGAAATCGCCCGGAAACAAGTGGAACTAAGTAAAGAGCAGGTTGTTAAGACCGAGGCGTTGGTCGCTGCCGGAAAAAATCCTGAATCGGCTGTTTATGATAGTAAAGCTACATTGGCAAGTGATGAGTTGGCTTATACTCAAGCCGCCAATGATCTTACGCTGGCTCTTTTGGACCTGGCACAGCTATTAAATTTACCGGCTTCGAAAACATTTGACGTCTCGGCTCCGGACATAGAGCGAATGGAGGTAGAGCAACTGGCGTCGCTGGTGCGTCCGGATTCTTTGTATGCATTTACGGTAGACCGCCGTCCCGGTATACGTGCTGCCCGTTTTTCTTTGGAATCGAGCAAGTATGAAGTAAAAGTCGCTCAGTCCGGATTTTATCCGACATTATCTTTAGGCGGTTCTTATAGTACGGGGTATTATCATTCTTACAGCAGTGAGAGTGTAAATGATGCATTCGGAAATCAACTGAAAAATAACTCCAGCGAGAATGTGAGGCTATCGTTGAATATTCCTATCTTTAATCGTTTGGCTACTCGTAATAGGGTGAAACAGGCTAAAGTGCAGGTTTTACAGCAAAGTCTTATGCTTGAGGATGCAGAACAGGCTTTATATAAAGAGATTGAACAGGCGTACTATACGGCGGTAGCCGCTCATAAAAAATTAAGTTCAAGTCGGCAGGCTGTCAAGGCCGCCCGTATCTCGATGGAATATGAGCAGATAAAATACGGAGCTGGAAAGTCCACTTCTTTCGAATATAACGATGTAAAGACGAGGTATGAGAAAGCTTTATCGGATGAAGCTCAGGCTCGTTACGAATATTTATTCCGCACGAAAATCCTTGATTTTTATAATGGGAAGCCTTTAAGTGAGTAG
- a CDS encoding efflux RND transporter periplasmic adaptor subunit: MRKYVKIFFLVIALLLLLGTFVFLWMKSQPKEERYEVISPEKTSIEKKTVATGKVEPRDEVLIKPQISGIVAEVYKEAGEMVKAGDVLALVKVIPEMGTLNAAESRVNVAKINEEQGRREFTRTQDLYKSGVISKEDYEKAKAEFDRQKEELVNAQDNLEIVRDGIARRSAQYSNTQIRSTVTGMILDVPVKVGNSVIQSNNFNDGTTIATIADMSDMIFKGKIDETEVGRLKEGMPISLTVGALTDEKFNAVLEYISPKGTEENGSILFEIKAAVTIPDTVFVRSGYSANAEIILEKRDSVVAIPESAVEFEGKKTYVQLVTDTINKPQQFKKKEVELGLSDGIKIEVKKGITVKDLIRGNKIIVR, from the coding sequence ATGAGAAAGTATGTAAAGATTTTTTTTCTGGTTATAGCCCTTCTCCTTTTGTTGGGCACATTTGTTTTCCTATGGATGAAATCCCAGCCAAAGGAAGAGCGTTATGAAGTGATAAGTCCGGAGAAGACTTCGATAGAGAAAAAAACGGTGGCTACAGGAAAAGTCGAGCCCAGAGACGAAGTGCTTATAAAACCCCAGATATCGGGAATTGTTGCCGAAGTATATAAAGAAGCCGGGGAAATGGTGAAAGCCGGAGATGTATTGGCTCTGGTAAAAGTGATCCCTGAGATGGGAACATTGAATGCTGCAGAATCCCGTGTAAATGTAGCTAAAATTAACGAAGAGCAGGGCCGCAGGGAATTTACCCGTACTCAGGATCTTTATAAATCGGGAGTTATCTCCAAAGAAGATTATGAAAAAGCAAAAGCCGAATTTGACAGACAGAAAGAAGAACTGGTGAATGCGCAGGATAATCTTGAAATAGTCCGTGACGGTATAGCCAGGCGTTCCGCTCAATACAGTAATACGCAGATACGTTCTACGGTGACCGGTATGATTCTGGATGTTCCCGTGAAAGTCGGTAATTCGGTTATTCAGTCCAATAATTTCAATGATGGTACGACAATCGCTACTATTGCCGATATGAGTGATATGATTTTTAAAGGAAAGATAGATGAGACGGAAGTGGGACGTTTGAAAGAAGGTATGCCTATTTCATTGACTGTAGGAGCGCTTACCGATGAGAAATTCAATGCGGTGCTTGAGTATATATCGCCTAAAGGTACCGAGGAAAATGGTTCCATTCTGTTTGAGATAAAGGCCGCAGTGACGATTCCCGATACGGTTTTTGTCAGATCCGGCTATAGTGCTAATGCTGAAATTATTCTTGAAAAACGAGACAGTGTTGTCGCAATACCTGAGAGTGCCGTAGAGTTCGAAGGAAAAAAAACTTATGTACAGCTGGTGACCGATACCATAAACAAACCTCAGCAATTTAAAAAGAAAGAAGTGGAACTTGGGCTTTCCGACGGTATTAAGATAGAAGTGAAAAAAGGAATAACGGTTAAAGATCTTATTCGTGGAAATAAAATAATCGTCCGGTAA
- a CDS encoding ABC transporter permease — protein sequence MFDLDKWQEIWHTITRNKMRSVLTAFGVFWGIFMLVVMSGAGHGLQSGIESNIKGFANNTCYFFSNLTTEPYKGFKRGRWWDLHTTDMDAIRQKFPEVKYISAILFGYNSDNNTLRGDKYGTYSIKGLSPDYRFIEPQEMIYGRYINEVDIREMRKVCIIGKRVYEEMFLPGENPLGQILQVNGIAYRVIGVNNPVTQVQIGGRSEETIIIPFSTMQKSYQFGDQIDCIALTAYDSYPVTDLEEPVKMLIKERNRIAPNDLQAVDSMNVAKEFKMFNGLFMGIAWLIWIVGTGTLLAGIVGVSNIMMVTVRERTKEIGIRRALGAKPFTIMVQILSESMVLTCIAGFLGLLSGVGLLQIVDTFMSNFAESGSDKIFFGSPQIPFSTAIMASAVLLVLGTLAGLLPAYRALQIKAIDAIREE from the coding sequence ATGTTCGATTTAGATAAGTGGCAGGAAATATGGCATACGATTACCCGAAACAAGATGAGGAGTGTCCTTACAGCTTTTGGTGTATTCTGGGGTATTTTTATGTTGGTTGTCATGTCCGGCGCCGGACATGGATTACAATCGGGAATAGAATCTAATATCAAGGGATTTGCCAACAATACTTGTTATTTTTTTTCGAACCTGACTACCGAGCCTTATAAAGGGTTCAAAAGGGGGCGTTGGTGGGATTTGCATACTACCGATATGGATGCGATACGCCAAAAATTTCCCGAGGTGAAATATATTTCGGCTATATTGTTCGGTTATAATAGTGATAATAATACTTTACGAGGGGATAAATACGGGACCTATTCTATTAAGGGGCTTTCTCCTGATTATAGATTTATCGAACCTCAGGAGATGATATATGGCCGTTATATCAATGAGGTTGATATCCGGGAGATGCGTAAGGTTTGTATTATCGGCAAGCGGGTGTATGAAGAGATGTTCTTGCCGGGAGAGAATCCGTTGGGACAGATATTACAGGTAAACGGCATTGCTTACCGGGTTATCGGAGTTAACAATCCGGTTACACAGGTGCAGATCGGGGGACGTTCCGAAGAAACTATTATTATCCCGTTTAGCACTATGCAAAAAAGTTACCAGTTTGGAGACCAGATAGACTGTATCGCTTTGACCGCTTATGACAGTTATCCAGTGACCGATTTGGAGGAACCGGTTAAAATGCTTATTAAGGAGCGTAACCGGATAGCCCCCAATGATCTGCAGGCTGTAGATAGCATGAATGTCGCTAAAGAATTTAAAATGTTTAACGGATTATTCATGGGGATAGCGTGGCTTATCTGGATAGTGGGAACAGGAACTTTACTGGCCGGTATCGTAGGGGTGAGCAATATTATGATGGTTACGGTGCGTGAGCGAACTAAAGAGATAGGAATCCGCAGAGCTTTAGGGGCTAAGCCTTTTACCATAATGGTTCAGATTTTGAGTGAGAGCATGGTTCTTACATGTATTGCCGGTTTTTTAGGCCTTCTTTCCGGAGTGGGTTTATTGCAAATCGTGGATACTTTTATGAGTAATTTTGCAGAAAGTGGAAGCGACAAAATATTTTTCGGTTCGCCTCAAATTCCGTTCAGTACGGCGATTATGGCTTCTGCCGTATTGCTCGTATTGGGTACCTTGGCAGGGCTGTTGCCGGCTTACCGGGCTTTACAGATAAAAGCGATAGATGCCATACGCGAAGAATAA